One segment of Chionomys nivalis chromosome 1, mChiNiv1.1, whole genome shotgun sequence DNA contains the following:
- the LOC130884845 gene encoding 60S ribosomal protein L36-like, with product MALRYPMAVGLNKGHKVTKNVSQPRHSRRRGRLTKHTKFVRDMIREVCGFAPYERRAMELLKVSKDKRALKFIKKRVGTHISAKRKREELSNVLAAMRKAAAKKD from the coding sequence ATGGCCCTGCGCTACCCCATGGCCGTGGGCCTCAACAAGGGCCACAAGGTGACGAAGAACGTAAGCCAGCCGAGGCACAGCCGGCGGCGCGGGCGCCTCACAAAGCACACCAAGTTCGTGCGGGACATGATCCGGGAGGTGTGCGGCTTCGCGCCCTACGAGCGGCGCGCCATGGAGCTGCTCAAGGTGTCCAAGGACAAGCGCGCGCTCAAGTTCATCAAGAAGCGGGTGGGCACGCACATAAGCGCCAAGAGGAAGCGGGAGGAGCTGAGCAACGTGCTGGCTGCCATGAGGAAGGCGGCGGCCAAGAAGGACTGA